One segment of Nostoc flagelliforme CCNUN1 DNA contains the following:
- a CDS encoding thioredoxin family protein has protein sequence MNLLETIDTPVGSYAPDFELPGIDGQVHHLRRYLEKFRAVGVISMCNHCPYVEWYIDRLKNIQAEFAPKGFTLIGMNGSDGNHGTRPSFENMKAFAQRHDLNFPYLWDSTQDVTRSFGATKTPMGFLIDSNGIVRYKGKIDNHPQDPLSVGEDYLKTAITSLFLGEEIDIPETEPIGTTLIWRN, from the coding sequence ATGAATCTACTAGAAACAATTGATACTCCCGTTGGGAGCTATGCACCAGATTTTGAACTGCCAGGAATTGATGGTCAAGTACACCATCTCAGGCGTTATCTTGAAAAGTTCCGAGCAGTGGGCGTTATTTCCATGTGTAACCACTGCCCTTATGTAGAGTGGTACATAGACAGGTTAAAAAACATTCAAGCCGAATTTGCCCCCAAAGGCTTCACATTAATTGGTATGAATGGTAGTGATGGTAATCACGGCACTAGGCCAAGCTTTGAAAATATGAAAGCTTTTGCCCAGCGTCACGATTTGAACTTTCCTTACCTGTGGGACTCGACGCAAGATGTAACCCGGAGTTTTGGTGCTACAAAAACACCAATGGGCTTTTTAATAGATAGTAATGGTATAGTACGATACAAAGGTAAAATTGACAATCATCCCCAAGATCCATTATCCGTGGGAGAGGATTATTTGAAAACTGCGATCACTTCTCTGTTTCTTGGTGAAGAAATAGATATACCAGAAACAGAACCAATAGGTACTACATTGATTTGGCGTAACTAG
- the pyrH gene encoding UMP kinase — MGTNYRRVLLKLSGEALMGNMGYGIDPEVVKGIAQELAEVIATGTQIAIVVGGGNIFRGVKAASAGMDRATADYIGMIATVMNAMTLQDSLERIGVQTRVQTAIAMQELAEPYIRRRAIRHLEKGRVVIFGAGSGNPFFTTDTTAALRAAEIDAEVIFKATKVDGVYDADPHIYPDAKRYNSLTYAHVLAKDLRVMDSTAIALCKENNIPILVFDLTVRGNIHRAVLGESIGTLVGGSCDIS; from the coding sequence ATGGGAACGAATTACCGACGGGTTTTACTCAAACTGAGCGGTGAAGCCTTAATGGGCAACATGGGCTATGGTATTGATCCCGAAGTGGTCAAAGGCATAGCACAAGAATTAGCAGAGGTGATAGCCACTGGCACTCAAATCGCCATAGTTGTTGGCGGCGGCAATATTTTTCGTGGCGTTAAAGCAGCGTCGGCGGGGATGGACAGGGCAACCGCTGACTATATTGGGATGATTGCCACGGTAATGAACGCCATGACGCTGCAAGATTCGCTAGAACGCATAGGAGTACAGACGCGGGTGCAAACTGCGATCGCTATGCAAGAATTAGCAGAACCGTATATCCGTCGTCGTGCCATCCGCCATCTTGAAAAAGGGCGGGTGGTAATTTTTGGTGCTGGTTCTGGAAATCCCTTCTTTACTACAGATACTACTGCGGCATTAAGAGCCGCAGAAATTGATGCAGAAGTGATTTTTAAAGCCACCAAAGTAGACGGAGTGTATGATGCCGATCCTCACATTTATCCTGACGCCAAGCGTTACAATAGCCTTACCTACGCGCACGTTTTAGCCAAAGATTTGCGGGTGATGGATAGTACGGCGATCGCCTTGTGTAAAGAAAATAATATCCCAATTCTGGTATTTGACCTAACGGTGCGAGGTAACATCCACCGAGCAGTCTTGGGAGAATCCATCGGTACCCTTGTGGGAGGTTCTTGTGATATTAGCTGA